A single Arachidicoccus sp. BS20 DNA region contains:
- the rpsA gene encoding 30S ribosomal protein S1, with protein MSENNIVNQNAEQEVAATVETEATTATTNVPEIAETAHDDFDWSIDKRNVSHYSKEEKEKFDKVYENTFVQIEDGELVNGTIVGLTKTDAVVNIGFKSDGLISLNEFRDLPGTKIGDEVEVMVVEKEDRQGNLHLSRKSARTHRAWERIVEVNKTGEIVTGLVTSKTKGGLIVDIFGMETFLPGSQIDVKPVTDYDQFVGKTMEFKVVKVNETIKNAVVSHKALIESDIEAQRAQIISQLEKGQVLEGTVKNITDFGAFMDLGGLDGLLYITDISWGRISHPAEVLKLDQKIQVVVLDFDDDKKRISLGLKQLTPHPWDVLPETIVEGAVVKGKVVNIEDYGAFLEILPGVEGLVHVSEITWANTPINAKEFFKLGDEYEAKVVTLDKDARKMSLSIKQLTEDPWSTIEDKFPEESKHKGLVKNITPYGVFVELEPGIGGMIHISDLSWLKRFNHPSEYVKVGDEIDTIILSIDKENRKLQLGHKQLEEDPWNALEDTFAVGTKLEATVTRKDEKGALVQLPYGIEGFVPNRHLAKQDGTSLNVDDTAEFVVIEFDRNEKRIVLSHARVWEQAEAEVKEVAKKEAKAEAESTKKAVKAIQSKVEKTTLGDLGALADIKAKLKSEEDK; from the coding sequence ATGAGTGAAAACAATATTGTTAATCAAAACGCTGAACAGGAAGTAGCGGCAACGGTTGAAACCGAAGCTACAACAGCGACAACAAATGTTCCTGAAATTGCTGAAACAGCACACGACGATTTCGATTGGTCTATTGACAAACGCAATGTTTCTCATTATTCCAAAGAAGAAAAAGAAAAATTCGACAAAGTGTACGAAAACACTTTCGTGCAAATTGAAGACGGCGAACTGGTAAACGGCACTATCGTTGGTCTTACCAAAACCGATGCTGTAGTAAACATTGGCTTCAAAAGCGACGGCTTAATTTCTCTGAACGAATTCCGTGACTTACCCGGCACAAAAATCGGCGACGAAGTAGAAGTAATGGTGGTAGAAAAAGAAGACCGCCAGGGTAATCTTCACCTTAGCCGTAAATCTGCACGTACGCACCGCGCTTGGGAACGCATTGTGGAAGTAAACAAAACAGGCGAAATTGTTACAGGTTTGGTTACCAGCAAAACAAAAGGCGGCTTGATTGTAGATATCTTTGGCATGGAAACTTTCTTGCCGGGTTCTCAAATCGACGTGAAGCCTGTTACTGACTACGACCAATTCGTAGGCAAAACAATGGAATTCAAAGTAGTGAAGGTAAACGAAACTATCAAGAATGCCGTTGTATCGCACAAAGCGCTTATCGAAAGCGATATAGAAGCACAACGCGCGCAAATCATCAGCCAATTGGAAAAAGGACAGGTGTTGGAAGGAACTGTAAAAAACATTACAGACTTCGGCGCGTTCATGGACTTGGGCGGATTGGATGGTTTGTTGTACATCACAGATATTTCCTGGGGCAGAATTTCCCACCCGGCAGAGGTGTTGAAATTAGACCAGAAAATTCAAGTGGTTGTATTGGATTTCGACGACGACAAAAAACGTATCAGCCTTGGCTTGAAACAATTGACTCCGCATCCTTGGGATGTGTTGCCTGAAACAATTGTTGAAGGTGCAGTTGTAAAAGGCAAAGTGGTTAATATCGAAGATTACGGTGCATTCCTGGAAATTCTTCCGGGTGTTGAAGGTTTGGTTCACGTGAGTGAAATCACTTGGGCTAACACGCCTATCAATGCAAAAGAATTTTTCAAGCTCGGCGACGAATACGAAGCTAAAGTGGTAACACTTGATAAAGATGCGCGCAAAATGAGCCTTTCTATCAAACAATTGACAGAAGACCCGTGGAGCACAATCGAAGATAAATTCCCTGAAGAAAGCAAACACAAAGGTTTGGTTAAAAACATCACTCCGTACGGCGTGTTTGTTGAACTTGAACCGGGCATCGGCGGTATGATTCACATCAGCGATTTGAGCTGGTTGAAACGTTTCAACCATCCATCCGAATATGTGAAAGTGGGCGATGAAATCGACACCATCATTTTGTCTATCGACAAAGAAAACCGCAAATTGCAGTTGGGACACAAACAATTGGAAGAAGACCCCTGGAATGCTTTGGAAGATACATTTGCAGTAGGCACTAAGCTGGAAGCAACTGTTACCCGCAAAGATGAAAAAGGCGCTTTGGTACAATTGCCTTACGGAATTGAAGGTTTTGTTCCTAATCGTCATTTAGCTAAACAAGACGGCACAAGCCTGAATGTTGACGATACTGCGGAATTCGTTGTAATCGAATTTGACAGAAACGAAAAACGCATTGTATTGAGTCATGCCCGCGTGTGGGAACAGGCAGAAGCTGAAGTAAAAGAAGTAGCTAAGAAAGAAGCTAAAGCAGAAGCAGAAAGTACTAAGAAAGCTGTAAAAGCTATTCAAAGCAAAGTTGAAAAAACAACTTTGGGCGACCTCGGCGCTTTGGCAGATATTAAAGCTAAATTGAAATCAGAAGAAGATAAATAA
- a CDS encoding M20/M25/M40 family metallo-hydrolase, with translation MKKFSFLLFCVAFCNCLFAQTIIQHDAEIEQMVQQVNADSLQSYIKSLVAFGTRSTLSNQTSATKGIGAARNWVLGKFNSFAKQSGGRLSAYIDTFTVPSDGKRINRNVVLGNVMAVLKGTDTADRRIFIISGHLDSRRTDVMDSTNDAPGANDDGSGSAAVIECARIMSKHRFPATIIFVTVSGEEQGLFGSHHLAERAKKENWNVEAMLNNDIVGSNNSNETNIINNTQVRVFSEGIPANASEREIRIIRQLGLENDSKSRELARYVKETGERYVDNLEVKLIYRIDRFLRSGDHVPFLDNGFTAVRITEMNENFNHQHQDVRKENGIQYGDLTEFVDFDYLRKNTALNLCNLANLAKAPSVPTDVSVEVRKLTNSTLLSWKAPKTGNVKGYYVLMRETSSAVWQKKIFTTSTSIELPYSKDNYFFAVQSVNESGNESLPVVPMPGR, from the coding sequence ATGAAAAAGTTTTCTTTTTTATTGTTCTGTGTTGCATTTTGCAATTGTCTCTTTGCACAAACCATTATTCAGCACGATGCAGAAATTGAACAAATGGTTCAACAGGTAAATGCAGATTCTTTGCAATCTTATATCAAATCGTTGGTGGCTTTCGGTACGCGAAGCACATTGAGTAATCAAACGAGTGCAACCAAAGGCATTGGCGCGGCACGCAATTGGGTGCTTGGAAAATTCAATTCGTTTGCCAAACAATCAGGAGGCAGATTGAGCGCATACATTGATACATTTACCGTGCCATCGGACGGGAAACGTATCAACAGAAATGTAGTGTTGGGCAATGTAATGGCTGTATTGAAAGGTACGGATACTGCTGACCGGCGCATTTTTATTATCAGCGGGCATTTAGACAGTCGCCGTACAGATGTCATGGACAGCACCAATGATGCACCGGGTGCAAACGACGACGGAAGCGGGAGTGCAGCTGTTATCGAATGTGCGAGAATTATGAGTAAGCACCGGTTTCCGGCGACGATAATTTTTGTTACTGTAAGCGGCGAAGAACAAGGTCTGTTCGGTTCGCATCATTTAGCAGAACGTGCAAAAAAGGAAAACTGGAATGTAGAGGCTATGCTGAACAATGATATTGTCGGCAGCAATAACAGCAACGAAACAAATATCATCAACAACACGCAAGTGCGTGTTTTCAGCGAAGGTATTCCGGCAAATGCATCTGAAAGAGAAATCAGAATAATACGGCAGCTCGGTTTGGAAAATGACAGCAAGTCGAGAGAACTTGCGCGTTATGTGAAAGAAACAGGCGAGCGTTATGTGGACAATCTTGAAGTCAAATTAATTTACAGAATCGACCGTTTTTTGCGTAGCGGCGACCATGTTCCTTTTCTTGATAATGGTTTTACGGCTGTGCGCATCACGGAAATGAATGAAAATTTTAACCATCAGCATCAGGATGTGAGAAAAGAAAATGGGATTCAATACGGAGATTTAACGGAGTTTGTGGATTTTGACTACCTGCGAAAAAATACGGCGTTGAATTTGTGCAACCTTGCAAATCTTGCAAAGGCTCCGTCTGTTCCTACAGATGTTTCGGTAGAAGTACGAAAATTGACCAACAGCACATTACTCTCGTGGAAAGCGCCGAAAACCGGCAATGTAAAAGGTTATTATGTACTGATGCGAGAAACCTCGAGTGCGGTGTGGCAAAAGAAAATCTTCACAACAAGCACATCTATTGAATTGCCATATTCAAAAGACAATTATTTCTTTGCCGTGCAAAGCGTGAACGAATCGGGCAATGAAAGTCTGCCTGTCGTGCCGATGCCGGGACGTTAA
- a CDS encoding sialate O-acetylesterase, with protein MKKYFIVLATIFFVYQTKAQIRLPNILSDGMVLQQNSEVNLWGWGDPAEKISIQPSWTKDTVKTITDGNGKWNVQLHTPKAGGPYSITFKDYNTIVLHNVWLGEVWICSGQSNMEFTYNWRNSPDIAADFPTCNQLQLHFFKVPRTTAQYPQDNCGGNWLNCDSNTLKNFSAVAYFFGKKLDKNLNVPIGLISSNWGGTPAEVWTPKNVINKNPFLKKWQQKLKPSDSWTTSSGFAYNAMIYPLKNFKIAGAIWYQGESNVDTYQSYSELFKDLILSWRRSWHYELPFYFVQIAPFSYGTKDGAAYIRQAQTDALQLPNTGMVITSDLAEDTSDIHPHYKHEVGYRLAEIALNKTYHLANFHNFSPMYESYHLDKNKIVIQLNNAEQGVYCKDKTIRNMYIAGADSVFYPAETKLAGNTIIVYNKNIAKPKTVKYGFDNTRMGNIFSKGNNMPVAPFFIKIE; from the coding sequence ATGAAAAAGTACTTCATTGTTTTAGCAACTATATTTTTCGTTTATCAAACTAAAGCCCAAATAAGACTGCCAAATATCTTATCCGATGGAATGGTTTTACAACAAAATTCAGAGGTAAATCTTTGGGGTTGGGGTGACCCGGCAGAAAAAATTTCCATACAACCTTCATGGACAAAAGACACCGTAAAAACCATAACAGATGGTAACGGAAAATGGAATGTCCAACTTCACACGCCAAAAGCAGGCGGACCTTATTCTATTACATTTAAAGATTACAATACCATTGTTTTACATAATGTCTGGCTTGGCGAAGTTTGGATTTGCTCAGGACAATCTAACATGGAATTTACCTACAACTGGCGCAATTCTCCGGACATTGCAGCAGATTTTCCTACCTGTAATCAGTTGCAGTTGCATTTCTTCAAAGTTCCTCGAACAACAGCGCAATATCCACAGGACAATTGCGGCGGAAATTGGTTAAACTGCGATTCCAATACATTGAAAAATTTTAGCGCGGTCGCATATTTCTTTGGAAAGAAGTTAGATAAAAATCTGAATGTTCCCATCGGACTGATTTCTTCCAACTGGGGCGGAACGCCTGCGGAAGTATGGACACCGAAAAATGTGATTAATAAAAATCCATTCCTAAAAAAATGGCAGCAAAAACTGAAACCCTCCGATAGTTGGACTACGTCTTCCGGCTTTGCTTATAATGCGATGATTTATCCACTGAAAAATTTTAAAATAGCAGGAGCCATCTGGTATCAGGGCGAATCGAATGTGGATACTTATCAATCTTATTCGGAATTGTTTAAAGATCTGATTCTGTCATGGCGCAGGTCCTGGCATTATGAATTACCTTTTTATTTTGTGCAAATTGCACCTTTTTCTTACGGAACAAAAGATGGAGCGGCTTACATAAGACAAGCACAAACAGATGCACTTCAATTGCCGAACACAGGAATGGTCATTACTTCCGATTTAGCAGAAGACACTTCTGACATTCATCCGCATTACAAGCACGAAGTCGGTTACAGGCTCGCGGAAATTGCATTGAATAAAACATATCATCTTGCGAATTTTCACAATTTCTCTCCTATGTACGAATCTTATCATTTGGATAAAAATAAAATAGTGATACAACTAAACAATGCAGAACAAGGCGTGTATTGCAAAGACAAAACGATAAGAAACATGTATATTGCCGGAGCGGACAGCGTATTTTATCCTGCCGAAACAAAATTAGCAGGAAACACCATTATCGTTTACAATAAAAATATTGCAAAACCGAAAACTGTAAAATACGGATTTGACAATACACGGATGGGCAATATTTTTTCCAAAGGAAATAATATGCCGGTCGCGCCTTTCTTTATCAAAATAGAATAA
- a CDS encoding glutamate synthase subunit beta, translating into MGKTTGFLEFTRELPKKKSVEERVKDYKEFESLYSDKMLNEQAARCMNCGVPFCHSGCPLGNVIPEFNDAVYRKDWKEAYEVLSSTNNFPEFTGRICPAPCESACVLGINQPPVAIEEIEKHIIEKAFDLGLVKPRTAIVRTGKKVAVIGSGPAGLAAAAQLNEAGHSVTVFERDDAAGGLLRYGIPDFKLEKNVIDRRIALMEQEGIVFKYNANVGVNVKMNDILREFNAVVLCGGANEPIDLPLRGRELKGVHFAMPYLKQQNKRNASKDPLALPKIESNVAEEEIIATNKNVIIIGGGDTGSDCVGTANRQNAKSIRLFARAPLPPEDRDEYNPWPLYPMVLRTSSSHEEGVERHWAIGTKEFLGDENGNLRAIKVVDLEWKIEKGKRIQYYEVPGTERELPCELALLAIGFAHPEHNGLLEDLGVELDTKGNVRATEQSYRTNITKIFACGDMRRGQSLVVWAISEGRECARRVDEFLMGASLLESKDENMVIANG; encoded by the coding sequence ATGGGTAAAACAACAGGATTTTTAGAATTTACCAGAGAGCTTCCGAAGAAAAAGAGCGTGGAAGAGCGTGTGAAAGATTACAAGGAATTTGAATCGTTGTATTCGGATAAAATGTTGAATGAGCAGGCTGCGCGCTGCATGAACTGCGGCGTTCCGTTTTGCCACAGCGGTTGTCCGTTGGGTAATGTGATTCCTGAATTTAACGATGCCGTTTATCGCAAGGATTGGAAAGAGGCTTATGAAGTACTTTCATCTACCAATAATTTCCCTGAGTTTACGGGAAGAATTTGTCCTGCGCCTTGCGAAAGCGCATGTGTGCTGGGTATCAACCAACCTCCGGTTGCGATTGAAGAAATTGAAAAACACATCATCGAAAAAGCGTTTGATTTAGGCTTGGTAAAACCGCGCACGGCAATCGTTCGCACAGGAAAAAAAGTTGCCGTGATTGGTTCGGGACCTGCGGGATTGGCAGCGGCTGCGCAACTCAACGAAGCCGGGCATTCCGTTACCGTTTTTGAACGAGACGATGCTGCGGGCGGATTGCTGCGCTATGGCATTCCCGATTTTAAACTGGAAAAAAATGTAATTGACAGAAGGATTGCATTGATGGAACAAGAAGGTATTGTATTTAAGTACAATGCCAACGTAGGCGTGAATGTGAAGATGAATGATATTCTGCGCGAGTTCAATGCGGTCGTGCTTTGCGGCGGCGCCAATGAGCCGATTGATTTGCCTTTGCGCGGCAGAGAATTGAAAGGCGTTCATTTTGCAATGCCTTATCTTAAGCAACAAAATAAACGCAACGCATCCAAAGACCCGTTGGCGTTGCCGAAGATTGAAAGCAATGTTGCGGAGGAAGAAATTATTGCGACAAACAAAAACGTTATTATCATCGGCGGCGGCGACACAGGAAGCGATTGCGTAGGAACGGCAAATCGCCAAAATGCAAAATCTATTCGTCTTTTTGCGCGCGCGCCGTTGCCGCCTGAAGACAGAGATGAATACAATCCTTGGCCGCTTTACCCGATGGTTTTAAGAACATCCTCTTCACACGAAGAAGGTGTGGAAAGACATTGGGCAATCGGTACGAAAGAATTTCTGGGCGACGAAAACGGAAATTTACGCGCCATCAAAGTGGTAGATTTGGAATGGAAAATCGAAAAAGGGAAACGCATACAATATTACGAAGTGCCGGGCACGGAACGCGAACTGCCATGCGAATTGGCATTGCTCGCCATCGGTTTTGCGCATCCGGAACATAACGGCTTGCTGGAAGATTTAGGCGTTGAACTCGATACCAAAGGAAACGTGCGTGCGACAGAACAAAGCTATCGTACCAATATCACGAAAATATTTGCCTGCGGCGATATGCGCCGCGGTCAGTCGCTCGTGGTTTGGGCTATCAGCGAAGGACGCGAATGCGCAAGGCGGGTGGATGAGTTTTTAATGGGTGCGTCTTTATTGGAAAGCAAGGATGAGAATATGGTAATTGCGAATGGATAG